The proteins below come from a single Cannabis sativa cultivar Pink pepper isolate KNU-18-1 chromosome 3, ASM2916894v1, whole genome shotgun sequence genomic window:
- the LOC133036048 gene encoding uncharacterized protein LOC133036048 produces the protein MAAYVAIVRELLHEFTEYKVERILREKNTHADYLAKLASDNKIERLGVVPVEHLAEPSIRVIETIATNEQEPSWMDSIIKYITRGELPQERALSRMLQYQAHRCVMMDNVLY, from the coding sequence ATGGCCGCTTACGTAGCAATCGTCAGAGAACTGCTCCATGAGTTCACAGAATACAAAGTGGAAAGAATTCTAAGAGAAAAGAACACTCATGCAGACTATTTGGCCAAGTTAGCATCGGATAACAAAATAGAGAGACTGGGGGTGGTACCCGTTGAACACCTCGCGGAGCCAAGTATTAGAGTCATAGAAACTATAGCTACAAATGAGCAAGAACCGAGTTGGATGGACTCCATCATCAAATACATAACGAGAGGAGAGTTGCCTCAGGAAAGGGCCTTATCCAGGATGCTACAATATCAGGCGCATCGATGTGTAATGATGGATAATGTCCTTTACTAA